Proteins encoded together in one Lathyrus oleraceus cultivar Zhongwan6 chromosome 5, CAAS_Psat_ZW6_1.0, whole genome shotgun sequence window:
- the LOC127085653 gene encoding biogenesis of lysosome-related organelles complex 1 subunit 2 gives MENVKKDGAQDQKHDELAESLNDLFSSVATMIKSELQGSNNHLELVEKMNAKVAEEYKGFGDLASGLRVFVEQLKCKSGSFNEYVEQIDAIETQVTEFEVVVSMLDKYVASLESRVMSLYQTKSSPS, from the exons ATGGAAAATGTAAAGAAAGATGGAGCCCAAGATCAGAAGCATGATGAACTTGCTGAATCACTAAATGATCTCTTCAGTAGTGTCGCCACCATGATCAAATCGGAGCTTCAG GGGAGTAACAATCATCTAGAGCTAGTGGAGAAAATGAATGCAAAGGTTGCAGAAGAGTATAAAGGGTTTGGTGATTTGGCTTCAGGGCTAAGGGTCTTTGTGGAGCAATTGAAATGCAAGAGTGGTAGCTTTAACGAGTATGTTGAGCAGATTGATGCTATAGAAACGCAAGTAACTGAATTTGAAGTTGTGGTCTCTATGCTAGATAAATATGTGGCTTCGTTGGAATCAAGAGTTATGTCTCTGTATCAAACCAAAAGTTCACCATCGTAA